GCCCATCCCGTGTAAAGCAGCACCGGTGAGTCAGGAAGCATCCCCGGGAATCTTCCCGTTGCCAGGACGAGAACCGCCCCGGCAATCCCCGGCACCATCTCACAGAGGAAGATCAAAAGCACCCGGGTGAGAGCCGGGATTGCGGGCGGGGGAAGGGAGGGATCCACCTTCCAGAACAGAGCGAAGAGGCGGTCCTTGAGCAAGCATCGTCACACCATCGCACTGAACAAAGCGTCGGAAATCATCGCCATGCCGGGCGTGAGGACGATCTGGAACAAAATCAGGCGGATCACCGAGTGGACGCCCACTTCCCATTTCCGCCGCTCCTCCGCGGTGGAGGCTAGCAGCTTTCCCGCAAAGACCGTGCACCCGAGAACCACCAGGAGCCAGGTGAGAAGGATCGTCGCGGGGACTGCATGCGAGTCAGAGCCCCACCACCGCGACATCAGGGGCTCCGCATCCCTCATCGCGGCCATGGCGATCCCGGGGACCACCATGCTGAGCACGATGAGAAATGATTCGATTCCCTTCAGTCCTCTTTTCACGCGAGTGGGTAACACCTCGCCCCGAAAATGGTTTCGCGCCAGCAGAAAGAAGGCCGCAGGGGATTCTACGTAAACGCTGTTAGTGAAGGCAGCGCCATTTGAAGTACGAGAAATTTCGTACTTGGATGGCCTAGATCCAACTGGCGATCACACGAACTCTAGTGCGGCTGGAGTCGGTTTCCAGCTCAATGAAATCGACCGATCTTTCGGTGGGAAAGTCGCTCGTCCAATATTCGGAAACGCTCCAGCTTCCTCCTTTGCCTCTTCCCGGGTAGCTACCGGGCGCATTGCGGTGCAACTTCAGTTCGCGGGTCAATCGTTCCGTCTCCGCTGGTGAGCAAGTGAACTCGTAGACATGCTGGGGATCGGCCAAGATGAAATCCGTTCCCGTGAAAGAACATTGTATTGCCGTAGCATCAGCCGGGAATTTCACACCGGTTACCGATTCGAATTTCCCGTGGGGGTGTATCTGGGCAATGGCTAGCGAGATGACGTCCGCGAACGAAATGAAGATCGGGAGAACCAAGGACACCCAGAACTTGTGGGCCCGCAAAGGTCTCCACGATGACGCGATCACAGATCCAAAGAGACCCAGTGGCACAGTCAGGATCAGCATGAACCACGAGGTCACCGCGCCGACCGTTGCGCCATGCTGGATTCCCCAGAGAACATTTCCGGAGCAGACCGCCTGCTTGGCGATGATCCCCAGATATCCGATTAGCCAGACCGTTGCGACCCAGTAAAAGCGGCTCCAAGACCGGATCCGTTTCGTGGAAGCTGGATCGATGAGAGGCCCTTGTTCTTCTCCGGCGTTTTCCATGGCTCGTTCACTTGATGCTTCTCCTGAAACGATACCCTGTCTTCTGGTACCCCATTGCCTCGTAGAAGAGATGAGCCTCTTCCCGTTGTAGCCCGCTGCTGACCCGGATGTCTGTGATCCCTTGCGAGCGGAAGTACTCCTCCGCCGCGGCGACGAGCGCTTTCCCCAATCCCTGACGCTGGTAGGTCCCGCCGACCGACAGCGCCAGGATGTAACCCAGCGGTGCCGGTGTCTCGTAGGCTTGGATCTTCACCAGCCCGATGAAGCCGGCAACCTGGCCACCGCAATCCGCGACAATCGTGAAATGATCTGCGGAGAGGAGTGCCATCCGGGCCCGCACTGCCTCGGCCTCCGTCGGGTAGCCCAGTTCGGAAAGCAGGCCTGCCAAGTCAGCCGCATCCCCTTTCTGATAGGGCCGGAGCTCGATCTGGGGCGGGATTTCCATGCAGCAGGGGGAGAATAACCGGCTCCGGGCCGCTCCGGTCAAGGTCTCCGGCCACAAAGTCCTTGCCGGGGGGCGGGGGGAGCGCTTGAAATCTGCTTATCCGATGAAAGTCCTTTTGCCCCTCCAGATCGCCGTCCTCGTCCAGCTCACTGCTTCCTGCGGATCGACGACTCAAGAGGATTACGCAGGTCCCGCCAGCGGCCGTGATGTCAGCTGGTCCACCCGTGAGGCAGTTCAGGAAAAGGGCCGCGCTGAAAAGACCGACGTAAAGCCGCTGTCCAGCGACCGTTTCTCGGATTGATAGGGGCGGCGGGTATCGAACCCGCGACCTCCCGCTTATAAGGCGGGTGCTCTCACCGCTGAGCTACGCCCCCGTTTCGTGGCGAAACGGGGCGAGATATTCGAAACAGCGGGAAAACGTTCACTGCCTGCTTTTAAGGTCTTGGGAGCGGCAGGTCAAATTCCTCACGAAAACAAAAACCGGCAAGCCGCGAGGCCTGCCGGTTTTGCTTTGAATCGGAGATGCCCGGATGCGCCTTAGAGCTCCTTCACCCAGATGTTCGCGAAGTCGATCGAGGAGCCGTGATGCTGCAGGGCGATCTTGCCCTTCGCCGGGACGTCCGGGAGCTGGGCGTTCTCGATCACCGTTTGGCCGTTGATCGCCACCGTCAGGCGATCACCCTTGATCGTGATCATGGTGCGGTTCCATTCGCCCACCGGCTTGTCGGCCTTCGCCTTCGGTGTCACACCGGCGATGACCTCGGCCGGTTGCGACTTGTCCGTGCGATAGCCATAGACTTCGCCGGAGCCGCAGGGCCAGTTCCAGAGGTTCACCTGGCTCTTCGAGTTGCCGCGCAGGTAGATGCCGCTGTCCAGCTCCTGCACTTCCACTTGTTCGCCGGTTTCCTTGCCGTCGGCGCCGATGATCGGGCGCTTCATCACCGGTCCGGGAGCTGCCCAGCGCCAGTCGAAGATCATGGTCATGTCGCCATACTCCTTGCTGAACCAGAGGTCCTTGTCCTTCGCTTCGCTGCGGCCGTCGTACTTCAGAATGCCGTTGACCGGACGCCAGTGACCTTCGTCACCCGGCTCGGACTCCCAGCCCTCGAGCGTGCTTCCGTCGAAGATCTTGGTGAAGCCTTCCTTCTTCGCGCCTTCTTCATTCGCGGCAGGAGGAAGTTCGCAAATGCTGATGCGGCGGAAGGCCACGCGGTCACCGTGACCACAGAGTGCGATGTGCCCGGAGCGGCGCTTCGCACCTTCATGCTTCGGATCCTGCTTGTTCAGCTCGTCGAGCTTTGCATTGAGGATCACCTCGCCGTTGACCGTGACCTGCACGTCGTTGCCATTCACGTAGATGCGCTCCTGGTTCCACTCGCCCACCGGCTTCAGCGGGGCCTTCTTGGCGGCGGCCAGCTTGTAGAGCGAGCCGTGATACTGGGCGGGCTCGAGGCTCTTGTACTGGTCCGCGGAGTTGTCCAGCACCTGCACTTCCATGCCGACATACGCCGCATCGCCGGTGCCCGGGTAGTTGATCCCGATGCCGTTGTTGCCGCCCGCGGGCAGCTTGAATTCGAAATCGAGCGCGTAGTTCGCGTAGGTGCGTTCGGTCACCAGGTTGCGGCCTTCCGGCGTGCAGACGATCGCGCCATCTTCCACCACATAGCCTTCACCCTTCCAGCCGGAAAGGTCCTTGCTGTTGAAGAGCGAGAGCGATTGGAGCTTCGGCTCCGCGGCGGATACGGCGAGTGGAAGGAGAAGAAGGGTGATGGATTTCATGGTCGGTTAGGAAAAGAGAACAAGGAACGCCGGACGTCCATCCCGGAACGCCGGATAAGCTTGGGTTAAAGATCGATGGTCTTGCCGGTGCGGAAGCTTTCGTCTGCTGCTTCGACGATACGCATGGAAGCGACCGCATCATCCATGTGATCGGTCAGATCCGTATCTTCCAGGATTGCCTTGAGGAAGAACTCCTGCTCGCGATGGCACAGGGCATCGTGATCCGGTTCGTCGTCCAGACGGATCATGTCGTCCGCTTTTACGAAAGTCCCTTCCGCCGTGAGCTGGGAGTGGTGAAGGCGCAGCGATTGAGTCTGCGTGTGCGCATCCACATTCGAGCTCTGGCCCTCGCCCGCGGCCTTGTCCGCCACGATCGAGACACAGCCCTTCGGGCCCACCACATCTTTCACGAAGAAAGCCACCTCGCTCATCATCGGACCCCAGCCGGCCTCATACCAGCCTACGGATCCGTCTTCGAAGGTCACCTGCAGCGCACCGTAGTTGATCTTGCCTTCCGGCAGCTCGTCGCTCAGGCGGGCACCGATCCCGGACACGCGGATCGGGCGGGAGCGGGTCATCTGGCACATCACATCCACGTAGTGCACCCCGCAATCGACCACCGGCGAGATTGAGGACATCAGCGCCTTGTGGGTCTTCCAGTTATCTCCGAAGGACTGCTGGTTCAGGTTCATGCGCATGACCAGCGGCTTGCCGAGGGTCTGGGCCACTTCGATAAATTTGATCCAGCTTGGGTGGTGGCGCAGGATATAGCCGATCACCAGCTTCTTCCCGGTCGCCCTCGCCTTGGCCACGATCGCCTCCGCGGCATCCACATTTTCCGCCAGCGGCTTCTCGATGAAGACATGGCAACCGGCTTCAAATGCCGCTTCCGCGTAGGGGCCGTGGGTGTCGGGGTAGGTGGAAATGCTCACCGCATCCGGCTTGGTCGCCGCCAGAGCCTCGTGAAAATCCGCGAACTCTGCATAGCCGCCGCCGAGCTCGGCATTCAGCTTTCCGCGGCTTTCCGCGGAGCGGGTGACGATCCCGCAGATCTCGAAGCCGGGAATGCGATGGTAGGCGAGAGCGTGGGAGCGGCCCATGTGGCCGGCTCCGACGCAGAGGATGCGGATAGGATTCTGCATGATCGGGGCGGTAAAACGACTGAGAGTGACGGATTATTTCACAATCCGCATGACGACAAGCGCCATTGGCGGAGACTGTCACCCCCTCGCCCCCGCGGGCAAGAGTTCGATTTCGTCCGATCCGGAACAAAAAAACGCCCCGGCCTAGGGCTGCCGGGGCGTAGGGGTTGGCTGGGGTGTGGCCGGACAGGCTGGTCGCTCAGTCGGCCTTGGTGAAGTCACCACACCAGTCTTCCGCTGCGGTCACCGGGAACATGGATTCGAACTTCACCTCGTCATCCACCTCGAAGGCGATGGTCTGAGGTGCGTGACGGCGGCATTCGCCGTGATCGTCTTCCAGCTTGTTCCAGTAGGCACAGGCTTCGCAGGCGCGGGTGGTGGTCTTCGTTTTCATTCTGAGAAAATGGATTCGCCTAACATGGACTCCATTTTCCCTGCTTTGCAAGGAAAGGATGACTTGAGATGTAGTCTCAACTCGATGGATTTCAATGAATTGAGATGTGATCTCAATTGCCTTTCCGAGGGTCAGGGCAATCTAGCGCTAATGCGGAATGCCTGATATCGGATGAAGCCCCGGCCCTCGATCTCACGAGGCTCCTAGGCCTTAGAGATTTATGGGCCACCGGATCTTGCCCTTGGACAATGATTCGGTGGCCCTGCTTGCCCGGGGTGGGACGAAAAATCGGTAATGATTAGCCGGGGCTGGCGCTGATAGCAGGACCGCGGCCTTTCTAC
This portion of the Luteolibacter luteus genome encodes:
- a CDS encoding Gfo/Idh/MocA family protein translates to MQNPIRILCVGAGHMGRSHALAYHRIPGFEICGIVTRSAESRGKLNAELGGGYAEFADFHEALAATKPDAVSISTYPDTHGPYAEAAFEAGCHVFIEKPLAENVDAAEAIVAKARATGKKLVIGYILRHHPSWIKFIEVAQTLGKPLVMRMNLNQQSFGDNWKTHKALMSSISPVVDCGVHYVDVMCQMTRSRPIRVSGIGARLSDELPEGKINYGALQVTFEDGSVGWYEAGWGPMMSEVAFFVKDVVGPKGCVSIVADKAAGEGQSSNVDAHTQTQSLRLHHSQLTAEGTFVKADDMIRLDDEPDHDALCHREQEFFLKAILEDTDLTDHMDDAVASMRIVEAADESFRTGKTIDL
- a CDS encoding GNAT family N-acetyltransferase; its protein translation is MEIPPQIELRPYQKGDAADLAGLLSELGYPTEAEAVRARMALLSADHFTIVADCGGQVAGFIGLVKIQAYETPAPLGYILALSVGGTYQRQGLGKALVAAAEEYFRSQGITDIRVSSGLQREEAHLFYEAMGYQKTGYRFRRSIK
- a CDS encoding 3-keto-disaccharide hydrolase, which produces MKSITLLLLPLAVSAAEPKLQSLSLFNSKDLSGWKGEGYVVEDGAIVCTPEGRNLVTERTYANYALDFEFKLPAGGNNGIGINYPGTGDAAYVGMEVQVLDNSADQYKSLEPAQYHGSLYKLAAAKKAPLKPVGEWNQERIYVNGNDVQVTVNGEVILNAKLDELNKQDPKHEGAKRRSGHIALCGHGDRVAFRRISICELPPAANEEGAKKEGFTKIFDGSTLEGWESEPGDEGHWRPVNGILKYDGRSEAKDKDLWFSKEYGDMTMIFDWRWAAPGPVMKRPIIGADGKETGEQVEVQELDSGIYLRGNSKSQVNLWNWPCGSGEVYGYRTDKSQPAEVIAGVTPKAKADKPVGEWNRTMITIKGDRLTVAINGQTVIENAQLPDVPAKGKIALQHHGSSIDFANIWVKEL